In one Solanum dulcamara chromosome 1, daSolDulc1.2, whole genome shotgun sequence genomic region, the following are encoded:
- the LOC129880234 gene encoding nodulin-26-like, giving the protein MVGIALASGLSLMALIYTLGHVSGAHFNPVVTIAFAAARKLPLMQVPIYVLPQFLGSTLSSLTLRVLFNHQGDILPMLTQYKSPVTDFETIFWEFIMTLILMFVICGAATDDRATKEVAGVAIGVTLLFEVLIAGPITGASMNPARSLGPAIVSGVYKNQWVFVIAPILGAMTATGIYSLLRQTEQNTKI; this is encoded by the exons ATGGTTGGTATAGCATTGGCATCTGGGTTATCACTGATGGCTTTAATATACACTCTTGGTCACGTTTCTGGCGCCCATTTCAACCCCGTGGTCACAATTGCCTTTGCTGCAGCTCGAAAATTACCATTGATGCAA GTGCCTATATATGTACTACCTCAATTCTTGGGCTCTACACTTTCAAGTCTCACCTTGAGAGTGTTATTTAATCACCAAGGTGACATACTACCAATGCTAACTCAGTACAAAAGTCCAGTCACTGATTTTGAAACTATATTTTGGGAGTTCATAATGACTCTCATTTTGATGTTTGTGATCTGTGGAGCTGCTACTGACGATAGAGCG ACCAAAGAGGTAGCTGGAGTTGCAATTGGAGTGACATTACTGTTTGAAGTCCTCATTGCAGG GCCAATCACTGGAGCTTCAATGAATCCAGCAAGAAGTTTAGGCCCTGCAATAGTCTCAGGTGTCTATAAGAACCAATGGGTCTTCGTTATTGCCCCAATTCTTGGAGCCATGACAGCAACAGGGATATATAGCCTTCTCCGGCAAACAGAGCAGAACACTAAAATCTGA
- the LOC129894803 gene encoding signal peptidase complex-like protein DTM1: MRNVEKNFQLSVACLAIVIVLIGLYTQSLNKMIVTYVIGMLGILGVFLPDWESFDQSVSQWCTPLKVDDFTVESCRSVRFRFYPVRMAIFMIVYGFGLYKWCIFISAQ; this comes from the exons ATGAGAAACGTCGAGAAAAATTTCCAATTATCAGTGGCCTGTTTGGCTATAGTCATAGTATTGATAGGTTTGTACACTCAATCTTTAAACAAAATGATTGTCACTTATGTTATTGGTATGTTAGGGATCCTTGGTGTGTTTTTACCTGATTGGGAGTCCTTTGATCAAAGTGTCTCGCAATGGTGCACCCCTCTCAAGGTGGATGACTTTACCGTCGAGTCTTGCAGATCGGTCAG GTTCAGATTCTATCCAGTGAGAATGGCTATCTTCATGATTGTTTATGGGTTTGGTCTATACAAGTGGTGTATATTTATATCCGCTCAATAA